A genomic region of Photobacterium swingsii contains the following coding sequences:
- a CDS encoding methyl-accepting chemotaxis protein, protein MFKSIKTRIAVSAGLAMVFTLSIAMAFTTYSFSNVQHQITTQVSEQLTQATKDNLLATAKEQSNTLNSQLAPVLANLDQLRAMLELSSTANASADLLVEQFIAGLKTQDESVFAGYMVWENKVWSDATTPNGIASINEQGYLSPFFSPTPSGGFEPAAMASFRNQALNNNGERIDEWHLAPFESGQTFVMEPYYYDVRGNKELITTISQPLKVKGKIVGSLGFDWSLAEFQGQSEQLASKLFQGQGDVMITSWEGNIMAHSKKPSDVGRKVSGETLQQWANIQSLASTKRNELLTIGNEMVAVSSVNTTGNPWVVIVSIPSEILTKDVTNFTNWSETQSEQAISKGILAGVFAAIAGIIAMFVLANRIGNTMGELVERMRDIAEGEGDLTRRIQISSQDETGQLAQWFNTFLTRMQDTLRHATTTAENVDSNASSGRIKAEEAKDKLMTQLNEVNSLATAINEMSATAQEVANSAVQAATAANQVQTSSQDGIAKMDYAATSVTQLAERIHNAQDQIQSLAASSAAIQSILSEIGGIADQTNLLALNAAIEAARAGEYGRGFAVVADEVRNLANRTQKSTEEIQGMLARLEDETQSIVTLMVESQQQASDTREETQAAQIALEEINAAINVINDMNNQIASAAEEQSSVTEEVNRNVVIINETATDAMDSMNDSADITVRLAESATDLRKELNNFRT, encoded by the coding sequence GTGTTTAAATCTATTAAAACACGAATTGCAGTCAGTGCCGGTCTGGCAATGGTATTTACACTTAGCATTGCAATGGCTTTTACAACATATTCATTCAGTAATGTACAACACCAAATTACAACTCAAGTATCTGAGCAACTAACACAAGCAACCAAAGATAACCTACTCGCAACAGCTAAAGAGCAAAGTAACACGTTAAATAGCCAGCTCGCTCCAGTACTGGCAAACCTCGACCAGCTCCGCGCTATGCTTGAATTAAGTAGCACTGCTAATGCAAGCGCAGATTTGCTTGTCGAACAATTTATTGCCGGCTTAAAAACGCAAGATGAAAGTGTTTTTGCAGGCTACATGGTCTGGGAAAACAAAGTGTGGAGTGATGCCACAACACCAAACGGCATTGCTTCAATCAACGAACAAGGTTATTTATCGCCATTCTTTTCTCCAACACCTTCTGGTGGCTTTGAGCCAGCAGCGATGGCCTCGTTCCGAAACCAAGCACTCAATAACAACGGTGAACGCATTGACGAATGGCACTTAGCACCATTTGAATCTGGTCAAACTTTCGTGATGGAACCGTATTACTACGATGTTCGTGGTAACAAAGAGCTCATCACAACCATCAGCCAACCTTTAAAAGTAAAAGGTAAAATCGTTGGTTCATTAGGTTTTGACTGGTCTCTGGCTGAGTTCCAAGGTCAGAGTGAACAATTGGCGAGTAAACTTTTCCAAGGTCAAGGTGACGTAATGATCACTTCTTGGGAGGGTAACATCATGGCTCACAGTAAAAAGCCATCTGATGTGGGCCGTAAAGTGTCGGGTGAAACACTGCAACAATGGGCGAATATCCAATCGTTAGCATCAACCAAGCGTAACGAATTACTTACCATAGGCAACGAAATGGTTGCCGTATCCTCAGTGAATACCACAGGTAACCCTTGGGTTGTCATTGTTTCTATTCCATCTGAAATATTAACTAAAGACGTCACCAACTTTACAAACTGGAGTGAAACACAAAGCGAGCAAGCAATCTCGAAAGGTATTCTCGCAGGTGTATTTGCAGCAATCGCCGGCATTATTGCTATGTTCGTACTCGCGAACCGCATTGGTAATACTATGGGTGAGCTGGTTGAACGCATGCGTGATATTGCTGAAGGTGAAGGTGATTTAACTCGCCGTATTCAAATCAGTAGCCAAGACGAAACAGGCCAACTGGCACAGTGGTTTAATACATTCCTCACTCGGATGCAAGATACACTGCGCCATGCAACAACAACGGCTGAAAATGTAGACTCGAATGCAAGCTCTGGCCGTATTAAAGCAGAAGAAGCCAAAGATAAGCTAATGACACAGCTTAATGAGGTGAACTCGCTAGCAACGGCTATTAATGAGATGAGCGCAACCGCTCAAGAAGTCGCAAATTCAGCAGTACAAGCAGCAACAGCAGCAAACCAAGTACAAACAAGTAGCCAAGACGGCATTGCCAAAATGGACTACGCTGCAACGTCTGTAACACAGCTGGCTGAGCGAATTCACAACGCGCAAGATCAGATCCAAAGCCTAGCGGCTTCAAGCGCAGCAATTCAAAGTATCTTGTCTGAGATCGGCGGCATTGCCGACCAAACCAACCTACTTGCCCTTAACGCCGCAATTGAAGCAGCGCGCGCCGGTGAATATGGCCGCGGTTTTGCTGTGGTAGCAGATGAAGTGCGTAACTTGGCGAACCGTACACAAAAATCGACCGAAGAAATTCAAGGTATGCTTGCTCGTTTAGAAGACGAAACACAGTCTATCGTGACACTAATGGTTGAAAGCCAGCAACAAGCGTCAGACACACGTGAAGAAACTCAAGCGGCACAAATTGCGCTTGAAGAAATTAACGCAGCTATCAATGTGATTAACGATATGAATAATCAAATTGCCTCTGCTGCTGAAGAGCAAAGCTCTGTTACTGAAGAAGTAAACCGTAACGTTGTTATCATCAACGAAACCGCCACTGATGCTATGGACAGCATGAATGACTCTGCTGACATCACAGTGCGTCTTGCTGAAAGTGCAACGGATTTACGTAAAGAATTAAATAACTTCCGTACCTAA